In Phaseolus vulgaris cultivar G19833 chromosome 3, P. vulgaris v2.0, whole genome shotgun sequence, the sequence TCTAGCCTGAACTTTCTCTATCACCACATTCCAAAAGTCACCACGCTTATGGCTCCCACCAATAGGCAAAACTAAGTAAACAAAAGGAGAAACCATCACGTCACAATTAAGGATAACTGCAAAACACCGAAGCGAAAGTTGACTCAACCCTGTTCTGCCAATTctacttttcaaaaaattaaccCTAAGCCTAGAGGAAAGCTCAAAGCATTGCAAGATCGCCTTAATATTGAAAATGCTTTTGGTGTTAGCTTCACAGAAAAACAAAGTATCGTCTGCGTACTGTAACATATTAACCTTCACTTTATCCCTGCCAACCTCCAAACTATCAATCAAATTCTTTTCTTCAGCCATCCTTGACACCCCGACCAACCCTTCTGCCACAATAAGAAAGAGAAACGGAGCTAGCGTATCACCTTTATGGAGACCCTTCATAGGAAAAAACTCCTTAGTTGGGCTACCATTCACAAGAACTGAAGCAAACGCTAATTCTAAACAACCCTTTATCCAACGAATCCACCGTTCACAAAAATCCAACCTCTAGagcatataataaataaacttcCAACAACTAACCGAGTCGTACGCCTTCTCATAGTCAACTTTGAAGAAAACAcaactctttctctttcttttatacTCTTCCAAAACCTCATTAGCTACTAGCACACTATCCAACAAACCCATTCCGTCAAGAAAAACCAACTGTCTGACGTCAATAACTTTACTAATCACCTTTTTCAAGCATAGAGAAAGCGCTTTAGAAATGATTTTATACAGGCAACCAACTAAACAAATGGGTCTAAATTCACCGAGCTACTGGGGTTTTCAACTTTTGGTATTAAACAAAGAAACGAAACGTTTGTACCTCTAGGCCAATGACCATTAACCACAAAATCCTTCACCGCCGCCATCACATCTTTTTTAATGATATcccaataaaattttaagaaaccaaagttGAAGTCATCAGGGCTAGGACTCTTTGAGCTGTCACAACTCCAAACCGTTGCCCTAATCTCTTCTTCAGAAAAATCACCAATCAGCAAATCATTGTCTGAATCCGAAATGGAACAAAACCTAGCATTATCCAGATGAACCAAACCTGACAAGCATCATTCCTAACAAACCTGTCTTCAAAGAACTCTCAAACCTTGTCCTTGATCACGTCCTTTTCCTCACACCATTTACCGTTAACAAAACCCCCATGCAACTGATTCCTTGCCCTTTTCCATTTAACAGACGAGTGAAAAAACTTTGAATTAAGATCCCCTTGTTTTAACCATCTTTGCCTTGCTTTCTAAAACTTAATCGCCTCCTACTTAAACTTAACATTATTAAGTTCATTAAGGAGAGcctttctttcttctctttctgaCCTTAGCTAACAACAATCCTTACTAGCAAGATTCACATCTCCGAAGACTTCTTTATtccatatttttaaatctacttttaacttttcaatttttctttgaaaatataTATCTTACCTCCTACGACCTTATATGAAGACCAACTCAAACTCACAAACTCCTTAAACCTGCTATCTCTTTGCCACACATCCAAACACCTAAAAGGTTCTGGACCCCAACTCTTTAAGTATAACTACACAATGATAAGATATTGATATGCTTAACACACGAGTTGTTGACAATTTGGCCAAAATTCCAACCATTCCTAACACGAAcgttattatattataattgtgATATCttgttttttaagtttaataaagatgttttctttgaaaaatatatattcaaaatctaaaatatgtttaatatatttatatattctaaaattttaactattcagttttatttctaaaattttattatctctctgaactttttttgttttaaatttttatctcATTTATTTATAAGATTCTAACATCAATTCTTCAAATTTTTACCTCAAAATAAGTCATAGTTGAAAGATTAGTAAACAAGTATAACAATTTGAATAAATTAAGTTGGATTTTTaagtaactttttatttttctcatgttttttattctttggGTTCGTGAGTTCTTtaagaacaagaaaaacaagtaCACATGAAAACTTAAATGAtgttaaactttaatttatgtTTGTAGTAATTGCACAATTtcaatttaaagtaatttttttcaaaccaaacaatttcctttaaaaaaacaAGGGAATACTCTTTCAGTTCTTCTCAATAAATATCgtattcaagttttttttttatattaaatttataattgtttatCTTTATATGAGTGTTGTTTATAGGTGTTGTTGTCTCTCTTATCGATGTTACCGATAAGTAGTTAGAATCAAGTAGTTAAATTGTTATATGAATCTGAGTTTAAGttgttttctgagtttataTGAACCaacatttaaatttgtaaaaaaaaaatcattttgagaTTTTGTGTGTGGTGTATTGTGTATTgtgtgtaaaataaaaatatatttaaaaataatcagCTCATTATCTTTACTTgatttataataaaagaaatttaaaaattatattttattaaattatttaaaatgaacttaattactaataacattttattttgatttttgttacTAACAAGTTATTATAACAatgttattttgatttttattatttacttattttttgtAAATACTAAACTACTAATCaacaatattatataaaatgatgcaatattatgttttaaatgattgtATTAGTTTACTTTATGCATTTTcttcaaagaaataataattatactcAATTTATTTCATGTATAAGCACGACTTAAACAGTAATTAACTAACTGTCTTTTAAATTAACAGAAAATTAAGTAGAAGAGAAAATaagtataagaaaaaaaacttttgatttattcaaatttaatactcaaattaaatttcaataatattaaatattatgtatatttgatttttttcaaaatcaggTTAAAATTCagttttactttaaaaattataatgtattattattttttaacttaatttacTTTTCAATTTGAAATTCACATACACATTTCTCTAATATCTTTGACACCGTGATAATGCGGTTACATCTCTCAATTTCAAATCTACTAATGCAAATGGATTTATATagaacaaattatttatatatgattataattgaattatatattatattggtgctttttaaatttcttaagttttaattattattattattatattgtccTTTTTTTGTAACAGGTGCAGTCCAAAAGCAAATCGACAAACTTGAGAAAGAGGGTAGTGGGTTCACCATGTCCTTTGGTCTTGGGGACAATTTATATGTGGTCTTGGGACACTGGAcccaaaaatttgttttttatatctttaatcgtttttattatattaaaatatacaattttataataatttttttaaaattttttaaaataagaaatattgaatcatttattctattaaatgaattaataagttgcttttttatttattaaaagataaaattatctaattaaaaaatgatattagaaaatgttaataaataatgtatctctatatatataaaatataaactataaAATTCAAGAACTgcacaaaaatgaaaaaaaaaaaggagaaagtAGGTGAAATATGAGACACTCAAATTGTGCCGCCATAACAGAACCATGGAGAGAGTAGTATCATGGCCCTTCCTTCATCAGTGACCATGAAGTTGTTGCGGTCTTATCCAGAATGAGTTCCTGAGACACGTGGCTAAATCTCTATTTCTGAGAGACACGTGGCATAATCTTTGTGTCTGTAGTCTCGGGACAAGTTCCCGCCGGCCACTCTCTGTCAGCAACGTGCTACCCTCTTTGTTGTTGATGTTTCCACcgtatacaaaatttaaataaataatattatttattatcaatttaataaataatgacAAAAGATGTATTACACTATTATTCGGaccagaaaaaataaaatagcttTTGAATCTGAAAGgaaaaaacaaactaaaacaTGTTTTTGCAAGGACTTTTATAGCAGGATTAATGGATTGTGCAATTGGTTGTAAGAATGTCAGTTACAGGATCCTTAGGGTTAAGAGAAATAGAACTTTGATTTGAATATATAGAAAGTTAGTGGGATGaagttttttatttcttaatatttaaatatgtcaAAATTTGTTGGTTTTGTGAAAAAGCCAATAATTAGAATCAGTGAGTAAGGGCAAATGGCTTAAGAGAATATATTCTATAATTATtcgttattaattaaatattaaagaaaaggTAAAGCAAAAAGGAAGGAATAAACATGAAATGGTGAGTAAGAAATGTGGGATCCACCTGATCCATTTCCAAGATTATATCCAGTTTCTAATCAGACGCCCACAGTCAACCATTTCTCTGTCCTCACCAGAAACATTCAattaaaaagtttttatttttcaacaGGATAATCTTCTATCTTTTCTGCACTAAAAATTAGGTTAATGgaatgaaattataaataaataatattattttatatttatatatttgaagATGTGGTAGGAAGAGACTTGTTATGTTGGGcatgttgttattattattcaaaCCAATGAGGATAAGATGTCACCGTCCTTAGTCCTTTgttaatctttatttatttcctaCACAATTCTTATGAgttaatttgaaattgaaaactttaggtttaaaaaaatgatatgatTTATCAATCACTGTTCTCTTTTAGGTGCAATGGACTATGGAAAAAAAATCTGATACCCATGTGCACACACcaggtatttatatatttatacccCACAACTCATCCCACGCCTCTCTTTGCTGTTGCCTTTTCTGtctttcatttcatttcacACCCAACCATTCTTCTCAAGTTTATGCCCAAACGATGCCGTTCGCTCTGCAAACTAACGGAGGAGTTAGCATCGGACTCTCCTCCTTTGTCCACTGCGTTGCGATCTGCGATCGGGATTTTCCGGCCGATGATTCAGACTCCAGCTCCGACTCCTCCATCGGGAGGAACAGCATCTCCTCGGATGATTCCTCTGACCATGAAGATGCCGCTGAGGTTGAGGTTCAGAGCTCCTTCAAAGGCCCTTTGGATACCATGAACGATCTAGAGGAAGATTTACCCGTcaagtaagttttttttatgtgttttctgAACTGGGTGTTCTTCAAGCTTCAATCTTTTCATGTGGGTAATAGAGCAGCTTTGATTTGGtgtctttgttttctttttactcAATTTCTATTACAAGTAAGGAGCAGAAgacatgtttttattttgttgtagCAGTTTAGAAATTTACTGTTTTGCCCTTGAGGGTTTGGTACCAGTGTTGGTGCTGAGTGATGATGATTGGGTGCACTTATTTATCTTGAGTGACTTAACCACTATGGAAAGGAGCATCTTTAGAAAATTCCATACAGTTGTATACTATTTTCTTCAACTTAGATAATCCATTAATTAATCTAGAGATCTGCTTTTATTGTTGGAGTAAGTGGTTTAAAGAATATATCTGGTTACTGACCTTTGCTTAAAAGGATTGTTGAAATTGATTGGCATAATGGATCTCCACCACCAAAACCAAAAGATTGGTGAGTGGAGATAGGGCATCTTTCTATGATGTTCGAGTATTAGTATTGCACAATCTTGTTCCttgtaaaaacaaattaaacaacattgatgtttaaaaaaaatgtggagCAGATCATGAAATTTAGAGCATATTATATTTATCACATTCAAATGCTATACCCGTATTAAAAGTCATGTAGTGCTACAATTTTTGTTTACTCTATATAACAACTTTTCTCTTCTAAATAGATGCATTTAAAGTTTCCTTTGTCCAACCATATTTCTGAAATACTCCCTCCCTTTATTTCTATTTTGACTcttggattttgaaaaaaatgtttcAATTTATTTGTCATTTTCAAAGTTTAGGAGAttttcaaaattgaaaacaacattAATTACTCTTTAATGAACAAGGGTAAATTAGAAATTTTCATgatcattttattaaaatcaacataatttattacaatttttgGATTCTCTATAGGAACTTTAAACAGCACTTAAGAACTTTAAACACCAGTTAAAAAGTAACCTAGAGAGTGTATGCATATGGACATTTCTTTCTTCAAATACTCCTCTCTCTCATCAGTTTGGTACCAACTCTGAAATAAATGCATCTAGACTCATGATCTGTAATTTCTATGAACTCAGTCAATAGTAAAAAGTGTATTAGAAGGTGTGTATTGAAAAAGCATTGTTGGACAATTGAATTGCCACCCTTCTAAGATGTCAAAAGGAAAAGTATTGTTTGACAAAAATATAATGTTGCAATGCAAAATGAACAACCCTTAATTGTGAAGTGTTACCTTGGTTTATTCATGTTTTTGGCTATTAGTTTCACATCAagtcaagattttttttttatcgagaTTTTGGctatttatatatatgcatGGGTGGAAAAGAGAGATTCtaataaaaaagtagaaaactATGCAACTGAACATTTAAACTAAACATGAGAATGAAATACGAGTAGAAAATGTAAGTGCAATGATAAATTTTACTGCACTATATTGCAAGCATGTATATTGCACTAGTGCAATGACAGTTTGTATTAGCTACTAATGAAACTACACATGCTCCTATTGTGACTGTTGTTATCTTTTgttgaaaaagagaaatattatCGATTCATTAGTTGAAGATAAACCAAATCACAGAACTAgtgatgcaatttttttttaaaaaaaacatttttattaaccTGTCATTCTGTTCTGTGTAATTCAGGAAAGGCATATCCAAGTTTTACAGTGGCAAATCAAAGTCCTTCACAAGCTTAGCAGATGCTGCAGCTGCAAGTTCTATGGAAGAGATAGTGAAGCCAGAGGACCCTTATGCAAAGAAACGCAAGAATCTAATAGCTCGTAATGCATCAATTGAAAGGAGTCGCAGTTGTGCAAGTAACATTGGTGGAATATCAAAGCGACCCTCAAACATCGGTCGAAGAACATCTTGTCTCAATTTGGACAGTAGCGGAGAGGGTACCAGCTCCTCATCCATATCTCCTCCATTCCCTCTTCCTCCTCTTCATCCTCGTGCCAACAATAGGTCATCACTGCCTCAACCTTCTTCTGCCACACGAAGTTCTCCTTGGAGGTCCTATTCTTGGTCTGATCTCAACGCCATAGCTGAGGCTCATGATATATCTGGTTTGGCTATTTGTAGTGGAAACTAAATTTTTGACACTAAGATGTAACCTTTTAGTTGGTAGCTGGTTCCCAGTGATGAGTTTGTTTGTGATGGCAAAGTACTTTGTGAACTCCTCAATGCCCTATGTATACCCAACTGACTAGAGTGTTGTATATTATTATATCTCAGCCTTTGGTTATTTTCACTCCTGCTGTAACCCTACTTATCAGGTTATGAATAATTACAATTTGAGATAATCTCAAGATTTCATAATTGGATTTGTTATTCTTGGGTACATATAATTGGATTTGTTTTGCAAGACATTTCTCAGCACTCAACactagaaaatgaaaaagggtTTTGGAAGATAGAAACATTTTTTAAGTTGATTATTAATGACAGAGATATACTTAATTCTTAATTCCTGTATGTTGATGGATTGTTTCTGTTTCTTTCCTTGCACAATGATAAGTTGTAAAAACTTCACTGAGCATGTGTATATGTGCATATATTAAAGAAAAGATATGTATTAGTTTATGTTTTATTGGTATATTTTTAAAGTTCATGTTCTATTAACTAATATTGAGTGGCATTTGTATAAATTAATAGTTTTGTTAAGACatgaatattttaagaaaaggtttatacatattttattagtatataaattaaaataatttttagatgtTATATTGATGAgggttaaaaataatattttttattaaattaaaaagttaattaaagTATAAATGAGTTAAACAAGTTAAACTTAAGTTTACTACTTTTTAAGAAGTCAAAGTTAAgcttctaattaaacttagttAAATAAATGAGTTAAATTAGAGTTAGTTTCATTTAGTAGTCAAACTAATTTCtccattatttaatattaatataagaaaattcaagtaatttttaagtattttgtattaatataaaaaaataataatataataaattgggaaaaaatactttattttttatttttaaaaaatgataaattatatTCTGGTTGTTTTCAATTTGTATAATTATATGCTTTACATGTTAATATATAACATCAAAATTAACGAAATCATCCAAACAACTaagataatataattaattaaattatataaataataagtaTACTAAATATGTTCTTTCACTACTTAAAAACATTaagaaatcatttaaaatagttataaactttgatcaattatggaagatattattaatataaggGACTAAAACTAATACATGCATATATTATATAGTActacaatttcaatttcaattatgtaaaaagataatttctcatatattaaactattattaataaCTGATCATTCATTCAAAATAGATAGTAAACTTCCATGACTTTTCAATATATTGATTCattcaaaataaatagtaaGAACTTTCATGACTTTCAATATAATGATATATGTGATTGAGGTTATTAGTAAAACTTAATTATATCACCCCATATTTCGCAATTTAATACTTTAATATATTATACAAGATTGTATTATCTTTTGAATACTAGTATATCCATTATAAATTTCATTTAGTTTAATATAAGGTGTTTATCCATCAAATTCTACAAAATTTCATTATAATCATCATCAATAGTCGGGGAAAAGCAAGTAAAGGTGAGCATGCTGCAATACACAGACGACACTCTAttcttctgtttttttttatcaacaaagaataaataaaataaaactctaTTATTCTATAAAGCCTCAATCTAAAGTGTTGTGACTCTAAAAGCTATTCTGAAATGTTTTGAACTTGCTTATGGTCTTAAGGTGAACTATTCCAAGAGTAAGGTTGGTGGAGTGGGTGTGAATATGAATCAGATGTCGATTTTCTCCTCTATACTTAATTGTGATATTATGAAGGCACATTTCAGTTACTTGGGGGTGTTGGTAGGTGGAAATTATAAGAGGTGTGCATTTTGGGATGGTGTGATCACTAAGATACGGAATAGACTGAGCGCGTGGAAAGGGAAAACCCTCTCTTTGGTAGACAAATTATGTCTTATCAAATCGGTGCTTACGTCCTTACCGCTCTTCTATGTCTCCATATTTTGTATGCCGGCAACTGTGATGAGGGAATGAAAATGATACAAAAAAACTTTTTTGGGATTGGGGTTCAGAGAACAGGAAAATTGCTTAGGTGACATGGGATAAGATTTGTCAATCGAAAGATAAAGGCGGATTAGGGGTCATTGACATAGAAAAGTTTAACTTGACTCTACTAGGAAAATGGATTTGGAGACTTAAGTCTGAAGAGGGTAGTTTATGGAAGGATATTATAGAGTCAAAGTATGGTGGGTGGAGGGGATTAAGATCTCAAGATTAGTCTTGTAAGGAGTCGATGTGGTGGAGGGACCTTAGGAAGGTATGGTACTTAGAGGGGTGGGGAAATGATTTTGAAGACAGAGGTCGGTGGGAAGTAGGAGATGGGAAAGAAATAAGATTATGGGAGGATAAATGGTTGGAAAACATCCCTCTACTACACAAATTCCCAAGGCTATTTTCAATTTCCTTAGATATTGGTTGTACTCTCTCACAAGTTGGGGgttgaaataataatatttggtCGTGGAAGCTGCAGTGGAGAAGGAATCTTTTTGTGTGGGAATCCAGTCTGGTTGATCTCCTAATGCAGTTGTTGGATAACAAAAGGTTAACAAGAGAGGGTGGAGTTAAATTCGATAGATGGCTCTGGAGGGACGTGGATTATACGGATTTCTCTGTGAAGGCAGCCTATAAGTGTCTCATGGGGGAGGAGCCCGTAGTGGGGGAGGATTTGTTTGCGAATTTTTGGACTCTAAAGACCTTACCTTCGGCACATTTTATGGCTTGGAAGGTGTTACGTAATGCCATTCCTACTAAGGACAATCTTTCGAGACGTGGCATTCCTTTGACGAGTGATCGGTGCCCC encodes:
- the LOC137805562 gene encoding uncharacterized protein, whose amino-acid sequence is MTYFELYLKSWGPEPFRCLDVWQRDSRFKEFVSLSWSSYKVVGGLVHLDNARFCSISDSDNDLLIGDFSEEEIRATVWSCDSSKSPSPDDFNFGFLKFYWDIIKKDVMAAVKDFVVNGHWPRALSLCLKKVISKVIDVRQLVFLDGMGLLDSVLVANERLDFCERWIRWIKGCLELAFASVLVNGSPTKEFFPMKGLHKGDTLAPFLFLIVAEGLVGVSRMAEEKNLIDSLEVGRDKVKVNMLQYADDTLFFCEANTKSIFNIKAILQCFELSSRLRVNFLKSRIGRTGLSQLSLRCFAVILNCDVMVSPFVYLVLPIGGSHKRGDFWNVVIEKVQARLSWWKGKWIWRLGSDKGGLWKEIIVSKYGGWRSLSEEGKSRRSFLWWKDLKEVWTLEGWGRSFEDGFKWKVGDGKDIYFWEDSWLGCDALKRVFPILFSLCSAKDAKVAKLGSWSDGVWVWHLT
- the LOC137807170 gene encoding protein OXIDATIVE STRESS 3 LIKE 1-like, which codes for MEKKSDTHVHTPGIYIFIPHNSSHASLCCCLFCLSFHFTPNHSSQVYAQTMPFALQTNGGVSIGLSSFVHCVAICDRDFPADDSDSSSDSSIGRNSISSDDSSDHEDAAEVEVQSSFKGPLDTMNDLEEDLPVKKGISKFYSGKSKSFTSLADAAAASSMEEIVKPEDPYAKKRKNLIARNASIERSRSCASNIGGISKRPSNIGRRTSCLNLDSSGEGTSSSSISPPFPLPPLHPRANNRSSLPQPSSATRSSPWRSYSWSDLNAIAEAHDISGLAICSGN